One part of the Desulfurobacterium pacificum genome encodes these proteins:
- a CDS encoding valine--tRNA ligase, with the protein MEATYNPAAFEDKWYRFWLEKGYFHADEKKVLSGEKKKFSVVLPPPNVTGVLHVGHALNSTLQDIVCRWKRMKGYEVCWVPGTDHAGIATQWVVERELAKEGLTRHDVGREEFVKRVWKWKEQYGSRIINQLKKLGTSCDWERERFTMDEGFSKAVRRAFVTLYKEGLIYRGKRLINWCPRCHTALSDLEVEYEEKQGNLWYIRYPLADGSGYIVVATTRPETMLGDVAVAVNPNDERYKDYIGKKVVLPIVNREIPVIADEYVDPEFGTGAVKITPAHDFNDFEVGTRHNLPAIQVMDDWGRITVEPFKGMDRFEAREAIVSRLKEEGLLEKVEPHIHAVGHCYRCKTVVEPYLSDQWFVKTKPLAEKPIEAVKTGEIKFIPKQWENTFFDWMYNIRDWCISRQIWWGHRIPAWYCQDCGHVNVCEETPVKCEKCGSQNLKQDEDVLDTWFSSAMWPFGVFGWPEETDDLKAFYPTDLLVTGFDIIFFWVSRMMMMGYHFMKEKPFSDVYVHALVRDEKGQKMSKTKGNVIDPLEMVEKYGADTLRFTLAALAAQGRDIRLSEKIIEGYRHFANKVWNIARFVLNALEGVNLEGKKFYKPEDRWILTKLSETIETVDRELTAYRFNDAAKAIYQFLWNEFADWYIEFSKQRLYKGTEEEKRTAAYVLATVLRDALKVLHPIMPFLTEEIYQKLPNKDAESIVIAPWPCATCWNFPEDAKLVEVIKEIVRGIRNAKAELNIPPSTRVPVFVRVKEEALRGVLESMEESIKQLARVSKIEIVAEKPSNSVAFFLPEAEVYVQVADVIDVEKEIDRISKKLKSLEKDISKLEKKLSNENFLKKAPADVVEKAKSELTELKEVYDRFTETLKQLKELV; encoded by the coding sequence ATGGAAGCAACTTACAATCCAGCAGCTTTTGAAGATAAGTGGTATAGGTTCTGGCTTGAAAAAGGATACTTCCACGCAGACGAGAAGAAAGTTCTTTCCGGCGAAAAGAAAAAGTTCAGCGTAGTTTTACCGCCCCCCAACGTTACCGGAGTTCTTCACGTAGGTCACGCTCTTAACTCTACCCTTCAGGACATCGTTTGCCGCTGGAAAAGAATGAAAGGCTACGAAGTTTGCTGGGTTCCCGGAACAGACCACGCCGGCATAGCGACTCAGTGGGTCGTTGAAAGAGAACTGGCAAAGGAAGGATTAACGAGACACGACGTCGGCAGAGAAGAGTTCGTTAAAAGAGTGTGGAAGTGGAAGGAGCAGTATGGAAGCAGAATCATAAACCAGCTCAAAAAACTTGGAACGTCGTGTGACTGGGAAAGAGAACGCTTTACGATGGATGAAGGCTTTTCAAAGGCAGTCCGCAGAGCATTTGTAACCCTTTACAAAGAAGGATTGATATACAGAGGTAAGAGGCTTATCAACTGGTGTCCCAGATGCCACACGGCTCTTTCAGACCTTGAAGTTGAATACGAAGAAAAGCAGGGTAACCTCTGGTATATCCGCTATCCTTTGGCCGACGGCAGCGGCTACATAGTCGTTGCAACTACAAGACCTGAAACGATGTTAGGTGACGTTGCAGTAGCTGTTAACCCGAACGATGAGCGCTACAAAGACTATATCGGCAAAAAAGTCGTTCTTCCAATAGTTAACAGAGAAATCCCCGTAATTGCAGACGAATACGTTGACCCGGAATTCGGAACGGGTGCCGTAAAGATAACGCCTGCCCACGACTTTAACGACTTTGAAGTCGGCACGCGCCACAACCTTCCCGCAATTCAAGTAATGGACGACTGGGGCAGGATAACGGTAGAGCCGTTTAAAGGGATGGACAGATTTGAAGCAAGAGAAGCAATCGTTTCAAGGCTGAAAGAGGAAGGACTGCTTGAAAAAGTAGAACCCCACATTCACGCCGTCGGTCACTGTTACAGGTGTAAAACGGTTGTGGAGCCTTACCTTTCAGACCAGTGGTTTGTAAAGACAAAACCTTTGGCGGAAAAACCTATAGAAGCGGTAAAAACTGGCGAGATAAAGTTCATTCCAAAGCAGTGGGAGAACACCTTCTTTGACTGGATGTATAACATCAGAGACTGGTGCATCTCAAGGCAGATATGGTGGGGGCACAGAATTCCCGCCTGGTATTGTCAGGACTGCGGTCACGTTAACGTTTGTGAAGAAACGCCCGTAAAGTGTGAAAAGTGCGGAAGCCAGAACTTAAAGCAGGACGAAGACGTTCTTGACACCTGGTTCAGCTCCGCCATGTGGCCCTTTGGCGTTTTCGGCTGGCCTGAAGAAACCGACGACCTCAAAGCTTTTTACCCAACAGACCTTTTAGTTACCGGCTTTGACATTATCTTCTTCTGGGTGTCCCGAATGATGATGATGGGATACCACTTTATGAAAGAAAAGCCGTTTTCCGACGTTTACGTTCACGCTTTGGTTAGAGACGAAAAAGGTCAGAAGATGTCAAAAACGAAGGGGAACGTCATAGACCCCCTTGAGATGGTTGAAAAATACGGTGCAGATACGTTGCGCTTTACCCTTGCTGCTCTTGCCGCTCAAGGTAGGGACATAAGGCTTTCAGAAAAAATCATTGAAGGTTATAGACACTTTGCCAACAAGGTATGGAACATTGCCCGCTTCGTTCTCAACGCTCTTGAAGGTGTAAACCTTGAGGGAAAAAAGTTCTACAAACCAGAAGACAGGTGGATTCTTACGAAGCTTTCCGAAACAATAGAAACTGTTGACAGGGAACTTACAGCTTACAGGTTTAACGACGCTGCCAAAGCCATCTACCAGTTCCTCTGGAACGAGTTTGCAGACTGGTATATAGAGTTTTCAAAACAAAGGCTTTACAAAGGGACTGAAGAGGAAAAGAGAACCGCTGCCTACGTTCTTGCTACCGTTTTAAGAGATGCTTTAAAAGTTCTTCACCCAATAATGCCGTTCCTTACAGAAGAAATCTATCAGAAGCTTCCTAACAAGGATGCGGAATCTATCGTCATTGCCCCGTGGCCCTGCGCTACGTGCTGGAACTTCCCCGAAGATGCAAAATTAGTAGAGGTAATTAAAGAGATAGTAAGGGGAATCAGAAACGCCAAAGCTGAACTTAACATTCCTCCTTCTACCAGAGTGCCGGTATTTGTTCGCGTGAAAGAGGAAGCGCTCCGCGGCGTTTTAGAAAGTATGGAGGAATCCATAAAGCAGCTTGCAAGGGTTTCAAAAATAGAAATTGTTGCGGAGAAACCTTCTAACTCTGTTGCTTTCTTCCTGCCGGAAGCAGAGGTTTACGTTCAGGTTGCTGACGTTATAGATGTTGAGAAAGAGATAGACAGAATTTCTAAAAAGCTAAAGTCTTTAGAGAAAGACATTTCCAAACTTGAAAAGAAACTTTCCAACGAGAACTTTCTGAAAAAAGCACCAGCAGACGTAGTTGAGAAGGCTAAAAGCGAGTTGACAGAGCTTAAAGAGGTTTACGACAGATTTACAGAAACGCTAAAGCAGTTAAAGGAGCTGGTTTAA
- a CDS encoding homocysteine biosynthesis protein, which yields MEQQFKVNKTYEEINEKIRKGEAVVVTAEEMIEIVEELGVVKAAEEVDVVTTGTFGAMCSSGAFLNVGHTKPRMKMEEIYLNGVPAYGGIAAVDLYIGATALPENDPRNEVYPGKFEYGGAHVIEELLSGEDIELEAYGYGTDCYPRREIKKLININTINDAILCSPRNAYQNYNVAVNKSSRTVYTYMGTLKPNFGNATYSGAGQLSPLMNDPFFETIGIGTRIFLGGGIGYVAFHGTQHAPFGVKRSKKGQPMEGAGTLMVVGDLKQMSTDFIKAASILGYGVSMFVGIGIPIPILNERIAYYTSVKDSEIFAPVIDYSVDYPSGNAKPLKYVSYAELRSGVIELEGKKIPTSPVSSYYKAREIANILKEWIQKGEFEISKPAERLPAPEPDVKFEREEEE from the coding sequence ATGGAACAACAGTTTAAAGTTAACAAGACCTACGAAGAGATTAACGAAAAGATACGCAAAGGTGAAGCGGTAGTTGTTACCGCCGAAGAGATGATAGAGATAGTGGAAGAGCTTGGAGTCGTAAAGGCGGCAGAAGAAGTTGACGTCGTTACAACCGGAACTTTTGGCGCAATGTGCTCTTCCGGAGCTTTCCTCAACGTTGGGCATACTAAACCGCGAATGAAGATGGAAGAGATATACTTAAACGGCGTTCCTGCATACGGAGGTATAGCAGCCGTTGACCTTTACATCGGCGCTACTGCACTGCCGGAAAACGACCCTCGCAACGAAGTCTATCCGGGAAAGTTTGAATACGGCGGTGCACACGTAATAGAAGAACTTTTATCGGGCGAAGATATAGAACTTGAAGCCTACGGATACGGGACGGACTGCTATCCCCGTAGAGAGATAAAAAAGCTGATTAACATAAACACCATAAACGATGCAATACTCTGTAGCCCGCGAAACGCCTATCAAAACTACAACGTTGCCGTTAACAAATCTTCCCGAACTGTCTATACCTACATGGGAACTTTAAAGCCCAACTTCGGTAACGCTACCTATTCAGGTGCAGGACAGCTTTCGCCCTTAATGAACGACCCATTCTTTGAAACGATAGGTATAGGAACGAGAATATTTTTAGGCGGCGGTATAGGATACGTTGCCTTTCACGGCACCCAGCACGCACCTTTCGGAGTGAAGCGAAGCAAGAAAGGGCAACCGATGGAAGGTGCTGGAACCCTTATGGTTGTTGGTGACCTGAAGCAGATGTCAACAGACTTTATAAAGGCAGCGTCTATATTGGGCTACGGTGTATCCATGTTCGTTGGAATAGGCATTCCCATTCCTATCTTAAACGAGAGGATAGCCTACTACACTTCTGTAAAAGACAGCGAAATTTTTGCCCCTGTAATAGACTACTCTGTTGACTACCCGTCTGGAAACGCCAAGCCGTTAAAATACGTAAGCTACGCAGAGTTAAGGAGCGGTGTCATAGAGCTTGAGGGTAAGAAAATCCCCACCTCCCCCGTCTCTTCCTACTATAAAGCAAGGGAGATAGCCAACATACTTAAAGAGTGGATACAAAAGGGAGAGTTTGAAATATCAAAACCGGCAGAACGCCTTCCCGCTCCAGAACCGGACGTCAAATTTGAAAGAGAGGAGGAAGAGTAA
- a CDS encoding HI0074 family nucleotidyltransferase substrate-binding subunit, protein MTAEELKTKLKTLKETYNRLKEALAMNPEETGIVIDATIQRFEFTFELAWKTIKKFAEALGAGECNSGRNCIKLAYRLGWIEDEEKWLSLLEARNLTSHTYNQEIALDVYEMIRSQHTAFKNLILSLEKELSELQGER, encoded by the coding sequence ATGACGGCAGAAGAGTTAAAGACAAAGCTTAAAACGTTAAAAGAGACTTACAATCGCCTGAAAGAAGCGTTAGCCATGAACCCAGAAGAAACAGGCATAGTCATTGACGCTACCATTCAGCGCTTTGAGTTTACCTTTGAATTAGCCTGGAAGACAATAAAAAAATTTGCAGAAGCTCTCGGTGCGGGTGAATGTAATTCCGGCAGAAATTGTATAAAGTTAGCCTACAGGTTGGGCTGGATAGAAGATGAAGAAAAATGGCTTTCGCTGTTAGAAGCCAGAAACCTTACTTCTCACACGTATAATCAGGAAATCGCTCTTGATGTGTATGAGATGATAAGGAGCCAGCACACCGCCTTTAAAAATCTTATACTTTCCCTTGAAAAAGAGCTTTCGGAACTACAAGGAGAGCGTTGA
- a CDS encoding nucleotidyltransferase family protein, which translates to MAKSVKPLTDEEILKKVVEIVSCRLPEVSVYIFGSRAKGTYKYNSDFDIALEGEEKIPPATLAQIREELDNLPTLKSFDLIDLKRTSTKFAEAVKRTGVILYDGRRVKDKA; encoded by the coding sequence ATGGCAAAATCCGTTAAACCATTAACAGATGAGGAAATTCTTAAAAAGGTTGTTGAAATCGTTTCTTGCAGGTTACCGGAAGTTTCTGTTTATATTTTCGGTTCAAGAGCTAAAGGAACTTATAAATATAATTCTGACTTTGACATAGCTTTAGAAGGGGAAGAAAAAATCCCCCCCGCCACCCTCGCCCAAATAAGAGAAGAACTTGACAATCTTCCTACACTAAAAAGTTTTGATTTAATAGATTTAAAGAGAACTTCCACCAAATTTGCCGAAGCCGTAAAAAGAACGGGAGTAATCTTATATGACGGCAGAAGAGTTAAAGACAAAGCTTAA
- the rimO gene encoding 30S ribosomal protein S12 methylthiotransferase RimO — MKKKVAVISLGCPKNLVDTELMVGLLKATGDVVFVNNLESADVIIVNTCGFIQPAKEESIDEILTAIEEKNKSPEKKVVVAGCLYERYKEELKKELPEVDAFIGVNEILDSVEKILSRKAAFTKPYLLREILTPNHLAYLKISEGCSNACTYCAIPLIRGGLRSRPMEEILEEAKMLADRGIKELYVIAQDTTAYMHDHGDREGLVKLLAELEKIEGIEWIRLMYTYPSHITDSLIDFVASSEKVLHYFDVPLQHISNKVLASMGRKYTRQEAERLIEKIRKRIPDVVLRTTFIVGFPTEDESDFEELHAFLKDVEFEWVGFFKYSREEGTAAYRLGDLPEEVKESRLSLLEETQFWIYEKKNRELIGRELELIVDGRSEEMPGYVEARSYRNAYEIDGIVFLRGDFQPGQMVKAKVTDLASNVDLIAEPLKE, encoded by the coding sequence TTGAAGAAGAAAGTTGCAGTTATAAGTTTAGGGTGTCCTAAAAATTTGGTTGATACGGAGTTAATGGTTGGCCTTTTGAAAGCTACGGGTGACGTTGTTTTCGTTAATAATCTTGAAAGTGCCGATGTGATAATTGTTAATACCTGTGGATTTATCCAGCCTGCAAAGGAAGAATCTATAGATGAGATATTGACTGCTATTGAGGAGAAGAATAAATCACCTGAGAAAAAGGTGGTTGTTGCTGGTTGTTTATACGAGAGATATAAGGAAGAGCTGAAAAAAGAACTACCTGAAGTTGACGCATTTATAGGGGTGAATGAAATTCTTGATAGCGTTGAAAAAATCCTCTCCCGCAAAGCCGCCTTCACCAAACCCTACCTCCTGCGCGAAATCCTCACTCCCAACCACCTGGCTTACTTAAAAATCTCAGAAGGCTGTTCAAACGCCTGCACTTATTGTGCAATTCCTTTAATAAGGGGCGGGCTTAGAAGCAGACCGATGGAGGAGATTTTAGAAGAAGCTAAGATGTTAGCAGACAGAGGCATTAAGGAGCTCTACGTCATAGCTCAGGATACGACAGCCTACATGCACGACCACGGCGACAGGGAAGGTCTTGTTAAACTGCTTGCAGAGTTAGAGAAGATAGAAGGTATTGAATGGATAAGGCTTATGTATACCTATCCTTCGCACATTACCGATTCTCTCATAGATTTCGTTGCCTCTTCAGAGAAGGTGCTTCACTACTTTGACGTTCCTCTCCAGCACATAAGCAACAAGGTTTTAGCTTCTATGGGTAGAAAGTACACGAGGCAGGAAGCTGAAAGGCTTATAGAGAAAATAAGGAAAAGGATACCTGACGTTGTTTTGAGGACTACCTTTATCGTTGGATTCCCGACCGAAGATGAGTCTGACTTTGAAGAACTTCACGCGTTTTTGAAAGATGTGGAGTTTGAGTGGGTGGGATTTTTCAAGTATTCAAGAGAGGAAGGCACAGCCGCCTATAGGTTGGGAGACTTGCCGGAAGAGGTGAAAGAGTCAAGGCTTTCACTTCTTGAAGAAACGCAGTTCTGGATTTACGAAAAGAAAAATAGAGAGTTGATTGGTAGGGAGCTTGAGCTTATAGTTGACGGCAGAAGTGAAGAGATGCCTGGGTATGTGGAAGCCCGCAGTTACAGGAACGCTTACGAGATTGATGGGATTGTGTTTTTGAGGGGGGATTTTCAGCCGGGGCAGATGGTAAAAGCAAAGGTTACAGACCTTGCAAGTAACGTTGACCTTATAGCAGAACCTTTAAAAGAGTAG
- the selD gene encoding selenide, water dikinase SelD, producing the protein MEKFKLTQTVRASGUGAKLSPVGLEKVLKGIDFPTDDNVLVGIETAEDAGVYKLTESLALVQTADFITPVVDDPYVYGQIAVANALSDVYAMGAKPVTAINLVMFASCKVPEDFLKKILEGGASKLREAGVSLVGGHTVDDLETKYGLAVTGVVHPEKVVRNCEARVGDFLVYTKLLGIGVLTTAIKADMASDEEIKMVSDVMATLNKEACEVMVGVGVNACTDVTGFGFLGHLFEMVKFSGVGAEIYADKLEFLPGAYEYASMGLLPAATYENIDYVGDSVVFEDVDETVKSLLYDPQTSGGLLISVPEEKVEKLVDEMKKKGVKWCSVVGRITDGSKIVVRKS; encoded by the coding sequence TTGGAAAAGTTTAAGCTGACTCAGACGGTAAGAGCTTCTGGCTGAGGGGCAAAGCTTAGCCCGGTCGGGCTTGAGAAAGTGCTGAAAGGTATTGATTTTCCGACTGACGATAACGTTTTGGTTGGTATTGAGACGGCGGAAGATGCTGGCGTTTACAAACTAACAGAAAGTCTTGCCTTGGTTCAAACTGCTGACTTTATTACTCCGGTTGTTGATGACCCTTACGTTTACGGTCAAATAGCGGTAGCAAATGCCCTTTCTGACGTTTACGCTATGGGAGCAAAGCCTGTTACGGCTATTAACCTTGTTATGTTTGCTTCGTGCAAAGTGCCAGAAGATTTCTTAAAAAAGATTCTGGAAGGCGGTGCTTCTAAATTGAGGGAAGCAGGTGTAAGCCTTGTTGGCGGTCATACCGTTGATGACCTTGAGACGAAATACGGGCTTGCCGTTACCGGAGTGGTTCATCCTGAAAAGGTTGTGAGGAATTGTGAGGCGAGGGTGGGGGATTTTCTGGTTTACACTAAGCTTCTTGGGATAGGCGTTCTAACTACTGCCATCAAGGCTGATATGGCTTCTGATGAAGAAATTAAGATGGTGTCTGATGTAATGGCTACGCTGAATAAGGAAGCTTGTGAAGTTATGGTTGGCGTTGGCGTGAATGCCTGCACTGATGTGACGGGTTTTGGGTTTTTGGGACATCTTTTTGAAATGGTGAAGTTTAGCGGTGTTGGAGCTGAAATTTACGCGGATAAGTTAGAGTTTCTGCCGGGAGCTTATGAATACGCTTCTATGGGATTGCTTCCTGCTGCAACGTATGAGAATATTGATTACGTTGGTGATAGCGTGGTTTTTGAGGATGTTGATGAAACTGTGAAGTCTTTACTGTATGACCCTCAAACCTCTGGTGGATTGCTTATTTCTGTGCCTGAAGAGAAAGTGGAAAAGTTAGTTGACGAAATGAAAAAGAAAGGTGTGAAGTGGTGCTCTGTTGTTGGAAGGATTACCGATGGTAGTAAAATAGTTGTTAGGAAGAGTTGA
- a CDS encoding HD domain-containing protein → MKKHKLLMDPVYDEFILIERNSVLEKLLDSYYLQRLRYIRQLGPCHYVYPGAEHTRFQHSIGVMWLARKTLNFLKMKDYTITEELELSILTAALVHDLGHSPFSHALEGVILPEKHETLTLKALNLVKEEINLNEQIYDSTAKILTKTHPLPFAYQLVSSQLDCDRLDYLRRDAFYTGVSFGKIDVNRILVSALIENNELVWSYKGFNALEAYVMSRYQMYWAVYFHKVNLSVQVLMKKIIERLKELIENGEKPEIDSILYKTLKEKSLEHFFRLTDSNVIASIYNLSCESKDEILKDLCNRLVKRNFFRTVEVKPAEVLELREKVEKAGFNPKYYFDIVEPSKVAYSYYSPSEAEIIKVKTPDGIEELSSVAPTDALKTLSRKVSKVYAVIPEEIN, encoded by the coding sequence GTGAAAAAACACAAACTCCTTATGGATCCTGTTTACGATGAATTCATACTCATAGAGAGAAACAGCGTCTTAGAAAAGCTCCTTGATTCCTACTACCTCCAGCGCCTCAGATACATCCGCCAGTTAGGACCCTGCCACTACGTCTATCCCGGTGCAGAACACACACGATTCCAGCATTCCATCGGCGTAATGTGGCTTGCAAGGAAAACGCTCAACTTCCTGAAAATGAAGGACTACACAATTACTGAAGAATTGGAACTCTCTATACTGACAGCAGCTCTCGTCCACGACTTAGGACACTCTCCCTTTTCCCACGCTTTAGAAGGCGTAATCCTTCCTGAAAAACACGAGACCCTTACTCTCAAAGCTCTAAACCTCGTTAAAGAAGAAATCAACCTCAATGAGCAAATTTACGACTCCACAGCAAAAATCCTCACCAAAACCCACCCTCTTCCTTTTGCATACCAATTAGTATCCAGTCAACTTGACTGCGACAGGCTTGACTATTTAAGAAGAGACGCTTTCTACACCGGCGTTTCTTTCGGGAAAATAGACGTTAACAGAATTCTGGTTTCAGCTCTCATAGAAAACAACGAGCTGGTCTGGAGTTACAAAGGCTTTAACGCGTTAGAAGCTTACGTTATGTCCCGCTACCAGATGTATTGGGCAGTTTATTTCCACAAGGTAAACCTTTCCGTTCAGGTATTAATGAAGAAAATCATAGAAAGGCTCAAAGAACTGATAGAAAACGGAGAAAAACCCGAAATAGACAGCATCCTCTATAAAACCTTAAAAGAAAAGAGCTTAGAGCACTTCTTCCGTTTGACAGACAGCAATGTAATAGCCTCTATCTACAATCTTTCCTGTGAATCAAAAGATGAAATCCTGAAAGACCTCTGCAATAGACTCGTAAAGAGAAACTTCTTCAGAACCGTAGAGGTAAAACCGGCAGAAGTTCTTGAACTAAGAGAAAAGGTAGAAAAAGCAGGTTTCAACCCTAAATACTATTTTGACATAGTAGAACCATCAAAAGTTGCCTACTCTTACTATTCCCCCTCAGAAGCAGAAATCATCAAAGTAAAAACACCAGACGGAATAGAAGAACTTTCAAGCGTTGCACCAACAGATGCGCTGAAAACGCTATCAAGAAAGGTATCTAAAGTTTATGCCGTAATTCCTGAAGAAATAAACTAA
- a CDS encoding DsrE/DsrF/TusD sulfur relay family protein — protein MKVLFIFNRQPYDGTDVTWNGLRLAKVLHERGHEVRIFLMNDAVDLARDCNKKPENYDIDLVAMLKEMYEGGVKLKVCGTCQVRCGIFRNEPYFSPEIKATMKDLADWVEDSDKVLTF, from the coding sequence GTGAAAGTTCTTTTTATATTTAACAGACAGCCCTACGATGGAACTGACGTTACCTGGAACGGTTTGAGGCTGGCTAAGGTTTTGCATGAAAGGGGACATGAGGTGAGGATTTTTCTTATGAACGATGCTGTTGACCTTGCAAGAGATTGCAATAAGAAGCCGGAAAATTACGATATTGATCTTGTAGCTATGCTTAAAGAAATGTATGAAGGCGGTGTAAAACTCAAGGTTTGCGGAACGTGTCAGGTAAGGTGCGGGATTTTTAGGAATGAACCTTACTTTTCACCTGAAATCAAGGCAACAATGAAGGATTTGGCTGACTGGGTGGAAGACAGCGATAAAGTGCTGACGTTTTAG
- a CDS encoding NIL domain-containing protein: MKETSTRLVLHFPKETWDKPVIYKLVKDYDLVVNILRAQILPRMEGSAVVELKGDRQKIGEAVKFLKSLKIKIKPLELDIFREDEKCVHCGACIAPCPTNAFYLDKETFRVEFDKDKCVGCGHCIPACPLRIIYSAEF; encoded by the coding sequence TTGAAAGAGACTTCAACAAGGTTGGTTTTACACTTTCCGAAAGAGACGTGGGATAAGCCAGTTATTTATAAGCTGGTGAAGGATTATGACTTAGTCGTTAACATTCTTCGTGCCCAAATACTTCCGAGAATGGAAGGTTCTGCCGTTGTTGAGCTTAAGGGCGATAGACAGAAGATAGGTGAGGCTGTAAAGTTTCTGAAATCTTTAAAAATAAAGATAAAACCTTTAGAACTTGATATTTTCAGAGAAGATGAAAAATGCGTTCACTGCGGTGCGTGTATAGCGCCGTGCCCTACAAACGCTTTCTACCTTGATAAGGAAACGTTTAGAGTTGAATTTGATAAAGATAAGTGTGTTGGTTGCGGTCACTGTATTCCTGCGTGTCCTTTGAGAATTATTTACTCTGCCGAGTTTTAA
- the nadA gene encoding quinolinate synthase NadA — MEKLAERIRELKERKNAVILAHYYVDGFIQDVADFVGDSLELARKAKSTDADIIVFCGVYFMAETAKILNPEKKVLIPYYKAGCLMADMAIAEEIEEFRKQNPDFAVVTYVNSSADVKAVSDVCCTSANAVKIVESLEEEKILFVPDRNLGSYVASKVKGKEIYLWEGYCPIHDKLRVRDVEERKRKGGVFIAHPECREEVRKLADFVGSTSQIVRFVKETDASRVIVGTERETIHHLKKVRPDVEFEVAYDGFICDQMKLITPERLLKALEREQFEVFVDEEVADKAREAIERMLALS; from the coding sequence ATGGAAAAGCTTGCTGAGAGAATAAGAGAACTTAAAGAGCGGAAGAATGCAGTTATTTTAGCTCACTACTACGTTGATGGTTTTATTCAGGACGTTGCGGATTTCGTGGGAGATTCTTTAGAACTTGCGAGGAAGGCTAAATCTACCGATGCTGATATCATCGTTTTCTGCGGCGTTTACTTTATGGCTGAAACGGCAAAGATATTGAATCCTGAAAAGAAAGTGCTTATTCCTTACTATAAGGCTGGTTGTTTGATGGCTGATATGGCTATAGCTGAAGAGATTGAGGAGTTTAGAAAACAGAACCCCGATTTTGCTGTTGTTACCTACGTTAACAGCTCTGCTGACGTTAAGGCGGTTTCTGACGTTTGCTGCACCTCTGCCAATGCAGTTAAGATAGTTGAATCTCTTGAAGAGGAGAAGATACTTTTCGTTCCTGATAGGAATTTGGGTAGTTACGTTGCTTCAAAGGTTAAAGGTAAGGAGATTTACCTATGGGAAGGCTACTGCCCCATTCACGATAAACTCAGGGTAAGGGATGTGGAAGAGAGGAAGCGTAAAGGTGGTGTTTTTATAGCCCATCCTGAGTGTAGGGAGGAAGTGAGGAAACTTGCCGATTTTGTCGGTAGCACCTCTCAGATAGTCAGGTTCGTTAAGGAAACGGATGCAAGCAGGGTGATAGTTGGAACCGAAAGGGAAACGATACATCACCTGAAAAAGGTCAGACCTGACGTTGAATTTGAGGTGGCTTACGATGGTTTTATATGCGACCAGATGAAGTTGATTACGCCGGAAAGACTTTTGAAAGCTTTGGAAAGAGAACAGTTTGAAGTTTTCGTTGATGAAGAAGTTGCAGATAAAGCGAGAGAAGCGATAGAGAGGATGTTAGCGTTATCTTAA